Proteins encoded within one genomic window of Humulus lupulus chromosome 1, drHumLupu1.1, whole genome shotgun sequence:
- the LOC133814462 gene encoding proteasome subunit alpha type-7-like, with protein MGFGQGLFAFPSCSFSVSAMERCLSLSTCNYRDDVWDLSTRWGLKKSPLLNFRTMRKIVNLDDHIALACAGLKADAHALINKVRIECQSHQLTVEDPVTVEYITRYIAGLQQKYTQSGGVRPFGLSTLIIGFDPYTGAPALYQTDPFGTFSAWKANATRRNSNSLREFLEKNYKEAAGQETVKFAIRALHESKLTSTVRLSSPFCVLTVRLSQSFPYPFCGKVL; from the exons ATGGGCTTCGGGCAGGGACTGTTTGCCTTCCCTTCGTGTTCTTTCTCAGTCTCAGCGATGGAACggtgtctctctctctctacttgcAATTATAGAGACGATGTGTGGGATTTGAGCACGCGATGGGGCTTAAAAAAAAGTCCACTGCTAAACTTCAG AACGATGAGGAAGATTGTGAATTTGGATGATCACATTGCATTGGCCTGTGCTGGGCTCAAAGCTGATGCTCATGCCTTGATAAACAAGGTGAGAATTGAATGTCAAAGCCACCAACTTACGGTTGAGGATCCAGTAACTGTTGAGTATATTACTCGCTACATTGCTGGTCTTCAACAGAAGTATACACAAAGTGGTGGTGTTAGACCGTTTGGGCTTTCAACTTTGATTATTGGCTTTGACCCATACACAGGTGCACCGGCACTATATCAGACAGATCCTTTTGGGACATTTTCAGCCTGGAAAGCAAATGCTACTAGAAGAAACTCTAACTCATTACGTGAGTTTCTTGAGAAAAACTACAAGGAGGCAGCTGGGCAAGAAACCGTCAAGTTCGCCATTCGTGCTTTGCATGAG AGTAAGCTAACCTCAACAGTACGGCTGTCTTCACCTTTCTGTGTCCTCACTGTAAGGTTGTCCCAAAGCTTCCCTTATCCATTCTGTGGAAAAGTACTTTAA